One segment of Primulina tabacum isolate GXHZ01 chromosome 14, ASM2559414v2, whole genome shotgun sequence DNA contains the following:
- the LOC142524029 gene encoding uncharacterized protein LOC142524029: protein MLRRCPQHGFSSSEQVQIFYNGVDPSVRSMLDVAANGSLYRKTPRVALEIISNMAENSAGWTDIKREKKAALTAKINGLAHQFSQLKSNQANQVQGIVIEEQPIFDEEAVNFVGNQWRQQSNPYSSTYNPGWKHHPNLSWKNTENSLNPTHIPPLPIPQQVRQQGLLVPAAPPGFKQEDQRPIYEDFMMKHVVGMETRLQNHDAILRRLDAQMGQIANQLANRPLGTLPSDTEKNPKGVNAVSTVIKAEEEEPKRQNSTDMEAKNDGGMKPKMEDAKEQNTQTTRKTVDFVVLDMEEDREIPLILGRPFLATGRALIDVQKGELVLRLNDEKVTFNVFHSMKYPGSSDCYRIDAIDDIVECSVQDTLIEDPLEKLLVSPKSTESSREEVEECMNYLEGSKPLPRSVNSKIGDLGHIPKSLKPSIEEPPFLELKQLPPHLKYLFLKEEHKLPVIVFSSLTGDEEDKLLRVLKDHIYAIGWSIADIKGINPSMCMHKILMEKEHSPTTQPQRRLNPAMQEVKGGITVVENENNELIPTRTVTGWCVCIDYRKLNDATRKDHFPLPFVDQMLERLAGHAFYCFLDGYSGYMQIPIDPEDQDKTTFTCPYGTFSYKRMPFGLCNAPATFQRCMMSIFHDMVEKHIEVFMDDFSVFGSSFDSCLINLSKVLKRCEETNLVLNWEKCHFMVKEGIVLGHKISEKDIEVDRAKVEIIEKLPPPTNVKGIRSFIGHAGFYRRFIKDFSSITKPLTNLLMKDVPFVFSEDCLQAFQVLKQKLTTTPIIVAPDWNLPFELMCDASDIALGAVLGQKRDKFLHVIYYASMTLSGAQLNYSTTEKELMAVVFSLDKFRPYLVGSKVIVHTDHSALKYLLNKKDAKPRLIRWILLLQEFDIEIVDRKGTENQVADHLSRLEKPKEGKYVIRDEFPDEKLYGISNLPWYADFVNYLSCKFIPSHLTYQQKKKFFSDLKYYLWEDPLLFRICADGIIRRCIPAEEVSSILSHCHSGPTGGHFGASKTATKILQAGFYWPTLFKDAHTYVLNCNECHMLVIFQGDTKCH from the exons ATGTTAAGGAGGTGTCCTCAACATGGTTTCTCTTCATCTGAACAAGTTCAGATTTTCTATAACGGAGTAGATCCTTCTGTGCGTTCCATGCTAGATGTGGCAGCCAATGGTAGCTTATACAGGAAGACTCCACGAGTTGcacttgaaataatttcaaatatggcTGAAAATAGTGCGGGTTGGACAGATATTAAACGAGAAAAGAAGGCTGCACTTACTGCTAAGATTAATGGGTTGGCCCATCAATTCTCTCAGCTGAAATCAAATCAAGCAAATCAGGTCCAAGGAATAGTCATCGAGGAACAACCCATTTTTGATGAAGAAGCAGTGAATTTTGTGGGGAATCAATGGAGACAACAATCAAATCCATACAGTTCCACATACAATCCAGGATGGAAGCATCACCCTAATTTGTCTTGGAAGAATACGGAGAATTCCCTTAATCCAACACATATTCCTCCACTGCCCATTCCTCAACAAGTGAGACAACAAGGATTATTGGTACCTGCAGCACCTCCAGGATTCAAGCAAGAAGATCAAAGACCAATTTATgaggattttatgatgaaacatgtTGTGGGAATGGAGACGAGACTGCAGAATCATGACGCTATCTTACGAAGATTGGATGCTCAAATGGGTCAAATAGCCAATCAATTAGCAAATCGACCCCTTGGAACACTACCAAGTGATACTGAGAAAAATCCAAAAGGAGTGAATGCAGTGAGTACAGTGATCAAGGCCGAGGAAGAGGAACCAAAGAGGCAGAATTCTACAGATATGGAGGCAAAGAATGATGGAGGAATGAAACCAAAAATGGAAGATGCTAAGGAACAGAACACTCAGACTACACGGAAGACAG tTGACTTTGTTGTGCTAGACATGGAAGAGGATCGTGAGATCCCCCTAATTTTAGGTCGTCCTTTCTTAGCTACTGGAAGAGCTCTCATAGATGTGCAAAAAGGTGAGTTAGTTTTGAGGTTGAATGATGAGAAGGTaacttttaatgtttttcatagTATGAAATATCCTGGATCTTCTGATTGTTATAGAATAGATGctattgatgatattgttgaGTGTAGTGTGCAGGATACTTTGATTGAAGACCCACTGGAAAAGCTTTTGGTTAGCCCAAAGTCCACGGAATCCAGCAGAGAAGAAGTGGAGGAATGTATGAACTACTTGGAGGGATCAAAGCCTTTGCCAAGATCGGTGAATTCGAAGATTGGGGATCTTGGACATATTCCAAAATCACTTAAACCTTCCATAGAAGAACCCCCATTCCTCGAACTCAAACAACTTCctcctcatttaaaatatttatttttgaaggaagaacATAAACTGCCAGTAATTGTTTTTTCTTCCTTGACAGGTGATGAGGAAGATAAGCTGTTGAGAGTGCTGAAGGATCACATATATGCCATTGGATGGAGCATAGCTGACATCAAGGGAATAAATCCATCCatgtgcatgcacaaaattttaatggagAAGGAGCACTCTCCCACCACTCAACCTCAAAGGAGATTGAATCCAGCTATGCAAGAGGTC AAAGGGGGAATCACTGTtgttgaaaatgaaaataacGAATTAATCCCCACTAGAACTGTGACTGGGTGGTGtgtttgtattgattatcgcaAATTGAATGATGCAACAAGAAAAGATCACTTCCCCTTACCTTTTGTTGATCAAATGTTAGAGCGTTTGGCAGGTCATGCTTTCTattgttttttagatggttattctgGATATATGCAAATCCCCATAGACcccgaagatcaagataagacCACTTTTACTTGTCCCTATGGTACATTTTCTTataaaagaatgccatttggtttgtgTAATGCTCCCGCTACTTTTCAACGTTGTATGATGTCGATTTTTCATGATATGGTTGAAAAGCATATTGAggtcttcatggatgacttttctgTTTTTGGTTCTTCCTTCGACTCTTGTTTGATTAATTTGTCAAAAGTGCTAAAGAGATGTGAAGAAACGAATCTTGTACTTAACTGGGAGAAATGTCATTTCATGGTAAAGGAAGGAATTGTCCTTGGTcacaaaatttctgaaaaagATATTGAAGTGGATAGAGCTAAGGTAGAGATCATAGAAAAGCTTCCTCCTCCCACTAATGTCAAAGGAATTCGTAGCTTTATTGGGCATGCAGGTTTTTATAGGCGATTTATCaaggatttctcgagtattacTAAGCCTTTAACTAATTTGCTAATGAAAGATGTTCCTTTTGTTTTTTCTGAGGATTGTTTACAAGCTTTTCAGGtattaaagcaaaagttgaccACCACGCCAATCATTGTCGCACCAGATTGGAATCTACCTTTTGAACTCATGTGTGACGCAAGTGATATTGCTTTAGGGGCTGTTTTGGGGCAAAAGAGAGACAAATTCTTGCATGTAATCTACTATGCAAGCATGACACTTTCAGGAGCTCAATTGAACTACTCCACCACAGAAAAAGAGTTGATGGCTGTTGTTTTTTCTTTGGACAAGTTTCGGCCATACCTTGTAGGGAGTAAAGTGATAGTCCACACGGATCATTCAGCTTTGAAGTATCTCTTAAACAAGAAGGATGCCAAGCCAAGATTGATAAGATGGATCCTTCTACTGCAAGAATTTGACATAGAGATCGTGGATCGCAAGGGGACTGAAAACCAAGTTGCTGATCATCTATCGAGATTGGAGAAGCCCAAGGAAGGTAAGTATGTAATTAGAGATGAATTCCCTGACGAGAAACTTTATGGCATCTCTAATTTACCATGGTATGCTGATTTTGTCAATTATTTGTCATGCAAATTTATTCCTTCTCATCTTACATATCAGCAGAAAAAGAAGTTCTTTtcagatttaaaatattatctttGGGAAGATCCTCTTTTGTTTAGAATTTGTGCAGATGGCATTATTCGTAGGTGTATTCCAGCGGAAGAAGTAAGTTCTATACTTTCTCATTGTCATAGTGGTCCAACTGGAGGACATTTTGGGGCAAGTAAAACGGCCACAAAAATCCTTCAAGCTGGATTCTACTGGCCTACACTGTTCAAGGATGCACACACTTATGTTTTGAATTGCAATGAATGCCACATGTTGGTAATATTTCAAGGAGACACGAAATGccattga
- the LOC142525049 gene encoding uncharacterized protein LOC142525049, with protein MGRRSPLAVDSRSLENRDVHDFRDPIRRGIPPAHSEHVHRSGSNSHKKTNYSPSNITLEIRPANGGGGEAKKRGHEWVQKKIDEEAQKNPKRIRADDQGAPSKIPRVRHIFVDGVNHNEKADSFWDLDDPEIGWKKGRSIVGDYDMVHLVSVSTDSFSHSLAWNSCQGLSLASVVRVREERLRNCQDKLHEEVAQLKEENFRLTQEK; from the exons ATGGGGAGGCGTTCCCCACTTGCTGTGGATAGTAGATCGCTTGAAAATCGGGATGTTCATGACTTTCGTGACCCTATCCGTAGGGGGATCCCACCGGCACATTCTGAGCATGTCCATAGGTCGGGTTCTAACTCACATAAGAAAACTAACTATTCGCCATCAAACATAACTTTGGAGATTAGGCCTGCGAATGGGGGAGGAGGAGAGGCGAAAAAACGAGGTCATGAATGGGTGCAAAAGAAGATTGATGAGGAAGCACAAAAGAATCCTAAGAGGATCCGTGCGGACGATCAAGGAGCACCTTCCAAAATTCCCCGTGTTAGGCATATCTTTGTCGATGGGGTGAACCATAACGAGAAGGCTGACTCTTTCTGGGATTTAGATGATCCGGAGATTGGATGGAAGAAAGGACGGAGCATTGTCGGAGACTATGACATGGTCCATCTAGTGTCGGTGTCCACGGATTCATTTTCTCATTCCCTTGCCTGGAATTCGTGTCAG GGTTTGTCGTTAGCTAGTGTTGTGCGAGTTCGGGAGGAAAGGCTGCGCAATTGTCAAGATAAGCTGCACGAGGAGGTTGCTCAATTGAAAGAAGAGAATTTTCGTCTTACTCAAGAGAAATAA